A genomic segment from Luteibacter aegosomatis encodes:
- a CDS encoding DMT family transporter, translating into MPPTRKALLQIHFCVLLWGFTAILGKSITLPALPLVWWRMLLVSGALLCVPRVWRGLRAMPLKLRLTYAGIGVIVALHWLTFYGAIKLANASVAATCIATCPVFLALIEPWIARRRFDPRELLIGAAVIPGVALVAGGVPGDMRLGLAVGVLSAIFVAFFGALNKRYIEHADALTVTFVELGTGALFLTVAGSLFTASPFVMPNLHDGILVLVLAFGCTLLPFALALAALRHLSAFATQMITNLEPVYAIVLAIPLLGEQRELGWAFYAGVAVILAAVFAHPFLHKGERAEPSDLVAP; encoded by the coding sequence CTCGGCAAGTCGATCACCCTGCCCGCCCTGCCGCTGGTGTGGTGGCGCATGCTGCTGGTATCCGGCGCACTGCTTTGCGTGCCACGCGTCTGGCGAGGCCTGCGTGCGATGCCGCTCAAGCTGCGCCTGACCTATGCGGGCATCGGCGTGATCGTGGCGCTCCACTGGCTCACTTTCTACGGCGCCATCAAGCTGGCGAATGCGTCGGTGGCGGCGACCTGCATCGCGACCTGCCCGGTCTTCCTCGCCCTCATCGAACCCTGGATCGCACGTCGACGTTTCGATCCACGGGAACTGCTCATCGGCGCGGCGGTGATCCCAGGCGTGGCGCTGGTCGCCGGCGGGGTGCCGGGCGACATGCGTCTGGGTCTGGCCGTGGGCGTGCTGTCGGCGATCTTCGTGGCGTTCTTCGGTGCGCTCAACAAGCGCTATATCGAACATGCCGATGCGCTGACGGTGACCTTCGTGGAACTGGGCACGGGTGCGCTGTTCCTCACGGTCGCGGGGTCACTCTTCACGGCGTCGCCCTTCGTGATGCCGAACCTGCACGATGGGATACTCGTGTTGGTCCTGGCGTTCGGCTGCACGCTGCTGCCGTTCGCGCTGGCCCTCGCGGCACTACGACACCTGTCGGCTTTCGCCACGCAGATGATCACCAACCTCGAACCGGTGTATGCGATCGTGCTGGCGATTCCCTTGCTGGGCGAGCAGCGGGAGTTGGGCTGGGCGTTCTATGCGGGGGTGGCGGTCATTCTGGCCGCGGTGTTCGCGCACCCGTTCCTGCACAAGGGCGAGCGAGCCGAACCGTCGGATCTGGTCGCACCTTAG